The genomic DNA CAGGGCAAGCTCCAGCTGGCTGATCCGCCGCCGCTCCCGCCAGCGGCGCAGCAGCGGCCCCACTTCCGTGTCACGTGCGGCAGTCGTCATACGCAGACCGTAACGTCACGGGAACCACTGGTCCGTCCATCGGTCCATCCGGTCACCGGTCGATCGGCTCCACAGGTCCACCGGCCCGTCCGATCCACTCCGTTACGCAGGGAGCCGTGCCATGTCCGCAGAACCGCTGTCGCCCTCCGAGATCGGGTCCAGACTGGGCGCGCTGCCCGGCTGGTCCCTGGAAGGGGACCGGATCACCCGTACCTACCGGCTGCCCTCGCACTTCGCCGCCGCGGCCCTGACCGTCCATGTCGCGCAGATCCAGGAGGAGCTGGGGCACCACTCGGATCTGACGCTCGGCTACAACACCGTCGCCCTGTCCGTGCACACCCATGACGCGGGCGGCGCGATCACGGAGAAGGACCTGGCGCTCGCCGCACGGGTGACGGCCGCCGCTCCGGCGCACGGCGCGGAATGACGCGCGTACGGCGCGGTCGGCGGCGTACGTCATCAGGCCGACGCCGCCGTGCTCATGAGGCGGACGGCGGCGCACATCACGCGCCCGGCGCGGCCGCCGCTCATGGGGTCACCACGCCGAACCGCGGATGCGCGGCGAGCCACGCCTCGTAACTGGGACTGCGCGACACCGCCTCGGCGTACGCCGAGCGGGTCAGCCCGCTCACCGCTCCCGCCGCGGCGTTCGCGGCGGGAGAGCGCGGATGCCAGCCCAGCAGATGGCGCCAGCTCAGCGGCGAACCGGCGATCGGCCGGGTCACCAGGCCGGGCGTCGGCGGGAACGTCGCCCGGCACAGCCCGACCGCCCGGCCCACCTGGACCAGATGGACGACCGAGGCAGTGTCCGTCTCGAACACCGACACGGGCGTGAAGCCCGTCCGGGCGCAGGCGGCGGCGAAGCAGTCCGCGAAACAGCCGTCGCCCGGCACATCGGCCCAGGACTCGTTCGCGAGCGCGGCCAGGTTCAGCTCCGGTTCGCCCGCCAGCGGGTGCTCCTCCGGCAGCATCACGAACACCGGGTCGACGCCGACGACCTGCCATACCAGCCGGTCCGCCATCGGCGGCGGGCTCTCGCCACACGCGCCGATCAGCGCGAAGTCCAGCCGCCCGTCGATCACGAGCGAGGAGATCTCCGTCACCGACCACGCGGTGTAGGTGGACACCGGCGCGGTGGGGTGCGCCGCGGCCAGCCGGTCGACGAGACCGCCGAGCAGGGGGCCGTGCGTCCCGCCGAGCCGGAACCGGTCCATGGCCCCCGTGGCGTTGGCGAACCGCACCGCCTCCGCCTGGAGCTCGCTGACCGCCGGCAGCACCACCCGGGCCCGTTCGAGCACCAGCTCCCCGAGGGGGGTCGGCCGGGCACCCGTGTGGTCCCGCTCGAACAGCGCGCCGCCGAGAGCCTTCTCGATCCGCCGCAGCTGAGCACTCAGGGCGGGCTGGGCAAGCCCGAGAGCGGCGGCGGCCTTGGTCAGGCTGCCGGTGTCGGCAATGGCACGTACGGTTCTCAGATGGCGCAACTCCAGCTCCATAACGGCAAGTTATGGGTCCGAGGGCCCACCGGCAATATGTGTGCCCACAACCGCCCGGAACCCGACCGGGGCCTACCGGGGGCGAATTGCCGAAACGGCAACACAATTGGCCCGATGGGCAATCCTTGGGGAAGCTGGCCCCCATGACCAATCACCTCGGGCACGGCCACCACGGGCAGTCGCACACGCCGCCGCACGCACACGGGCACGCGCAGGCACCGTCGTCATCCGGGCACACGCACGGCACGACCGACCTCGACTGGGACGCGATGGGCCCCAGGCTGGAGCGGGAGGCCGAGCTCAGCAGCCCGCAGTACGAGGAGGCGGCCCGCTGGATCGCCGGTCTGCCCGACGCGCCGGAGGTGCGCCGCGTCCTCGACATCGGCAGCGGCCCCGGAGTGGTGACCTGCCTGCTGGCCGAGGTGTTTCCCGGGGCGGAGGTGGTCGCCGTGGACGCGACCCCGGCCCTTCTGGAGCGGACGGCCGCCCGTGCCCGGCGCCTGGGACTCGGCGACCGCGTCCGTACCCTGGAGGCCGAACTCCCCGAAGGAATCTCCCGGTTGGGCGAGGCCGATCTGATCTGGGCGGGGAACTCCCTGCACCACATGGGTGACCAGCGCGCTGTTCTGGCGGGCTTCGCCGAGCACCTGCGCCCCGGCGGCACGGTCGCGCTCGTCGAGGGCGGACTGCCGACCCGCCGGCTGCCCCGTGACATCGGCATCGGGCGGCCCGGCCTGGAGGCCCGGCTGGACGCGGTCTCCTCCGCATGGTTCCAGACGATGCGGTCCGAGCTGCCGGCGGCCAAGCACGAGACCGAGGACTGGAACGCCCTGTTCAACGCGGCGGGACTGACTCCGCAGGGCACCCGCAGCTTCCTGCTCGACCTGACCGCCCCGCTCTCCGACACGGCCCGTGAATACGTCGTCGAGACCTTCGTCCGGGCCCGCGAGGCGTTCGCCGACCTGCTCGACGCCGACGACGTCGCCGTGCTCGACCGGCTGCTCGACCCCGAGGACCCGGCCGGTCTGCACCTGCGGCCCGATGTCTACCTGCTCACCGCCCGCACGGTGCAGCTGGCGCGCCGCGGCTGAACGCCCCAGCGCCCGTGGCCGTGGTGCCTCACGGCGCCACGGCCTCCAGACGCCACCACTGGGAGGGGGAGTCGGTGTCCTCCCACTGCTGGATCCGGCCCCCGGCCTGCGTCGAGCCGTCGGCGACCTCCAGGACGAGCCCGCTGATGAAACTGACCAGGGTGACCGTGCCCGGGGCCTCCAGATGCTGTTCGATCAGCCATTCCTGGGCGCCGAAGTTGTTGGCCTTCCACTGCTGGACGGTGGCGCCGTTCTCCGTGGAGGCGCCTGCGACGTCCAGCCGCTTGCCGCTGTGCGCGTTGACCAGGTGGCAGAGCGCGGCACCCTCGTGCACGGGCGACAGCTGCCAGTGCTGCGCCGCCGACCCGCTCTCCTCGCCCTGCCGTACCGGGGCGCCGCTTCCCTTGGCCGCGCCGTACACCTCCAGCAGCAGCCCGCTGCCGATGTTGCGCAGGCGGTACAGACCGGCTTCGACGACGGGCGCGCTGTCCCTGCTCATGCTCTGATCTCCTTCGGGCGGTGCTGCGGATGCGGGTGGCGGGGCGGGCGTGGGCGCGAGTTCGCGGGGAACCGGGATCGCGGGGAACCGGGATCGCGGGGAACAGCGGCGCCCCCACCGTCAGTGGCACGGTGGGGGCGACGGACAGGACTGCCGCGGTGGCGTGGTCCGGGAGCCGGGAGCCGGGAGCCGGGAGCCGGGAGCCGGGAGCCG from Streptomyces sp. NBC_00654 includes the following:
- a CDS encoding LysR family transcriptional regulator encodes the protein MELELRHLRTVRAIADTGSLTKAAAALGLAQPALSAQLRRIEKALGGALFERDHTGARPTPLGELVLERARVVLPAVSELQAEAVRFANATGAMDRFRLGGTHGPLLGGLVDRLAAAHPTAPVSTYTAWSVTEISSLVIDGRLDFALIGACGESPPPMADRLVWQVVGVDPVFVMLPEEHPLAGEPELNLAALANESWADVPGDGCFADCFAAACARTGFTPVSVFETDTASVVHLVQVGRAVGLCRATFPPTPGLVTRPIAGSPLSWRHLLGWHPRSPAANAAAGAVSGLTRSAYAEAVSRSPSYEAWLAAHPRFGVVTP
- a CDS encoding trans-aconitate 2-methyltransferase, whose translation is MTNHLGHGHHGQSHTPPHAHGHAQAPSSSGHTHGTTDLDWDAMGPRLEREAELSSPQYEEAARWIAGLPDAPEVRRVLDIGSGPGVVTCLLAEVFPGAEVVAVDATPALLERTAARARRLGLGDRVRTLEAELPEGISRLGEADLIWAGNSLHHMGDQRAVLAGFAEHLRPGGTVALVEGGLPTRRLPRDIGIGRPGLEARLDAVSSAWFQTMRSELPAAKHETEDWNALFNAAGLTPQGTRSFLLDLTAPLSDTAREYVVETFVRAREAFADLLDADDVAVLDRLLDPEDPAGLHLRPDVYLLTARTVQLARRG
- a CDS encoding RICIN domain-containing protein, whose protein sequence is MSRDSAPVVEAGLYRLRNIGSGLLLEVYGAAKGSGAPVRQGEESGSAAQHWQLSPVHEGAALCHLVNAHSGKRLDVAGASTENGATVQQWKANNFGAQEWLIEQHLEAPGTVTLVSFISGLVLEVADGSTQAGGRIQQWEDTDSPSQWWRLEAVAP
- a CDS encoding 4a-hydroxytetrahydrobiopterin dehydratase, with amino-acid sequence MSAEPLSPSEIGSRLGALPGWSLEGDRITRTYRLPSHFAAAALTVHVAQIQEELGHHSDLTLGYNTVALSVHTHDAGGAITEKDLALAARVTAAAPAHGAE